The stretch of DNA ATCAGCCCAATTATCTTTATGGCTTACTACTTATTTCAATCAAAATTACTGGTCACTGCGCCTGGAATTGTCACTTCATACCCTATCACTCTAACTTCAACCCAAGCCGCAAATGTTGGGCAAATATCCACACAAGTCGGAACCGAGGTAAACACCGACGAATCATTGCTACTATTAAGCGATCCGGCCTTGAATGCCGAAATTACTTATCTCAACCAAGAAATTGAAAAGCTAAAAGGTAATGTTGATGACAATACCAATGCGCTCTATCAAACCATGATCGCAGAAACGAAAGCGAGCTTATACCGGGTTACGCAAATCCAGAAGAAATATGACGAAAACCGCCGCAAAGGGCTCGTTTCTGACGCCGACTATGCTGCAATAATCAATGTTAGCAATGGGCTAAATACACAATTAAGCGAACAAAAAATTGCCTACTTAGATGCACAAACCGAACGTAAACAAGTTAACTTAGCAGGACCAATTTCCCAAGCGCAAAGGTCGTTAATGCAAGAATTGGTAGTGAAAAAAGTACAGCAAGACAACTTGACTTATCTCGCACCATTTACCGGACGAGTACTAGACATTCACGTGCATGAAGGACAAAGAGTTACTGATAACTACCCCTTAGTAACCCTCGCGAGAAACATCACTCCAGAGGTAACGGCCTTTTTAAATCCCAAACATCTCAAATATAGCCAATTAGGCACAAGTGCTAGAATCATTTTTCCTGACGGTGCTGTTTTCTCCGCTCAAGTTTCTCGCCCCGTAGAAGTCGTCAATAAACTCCCGACTGAACTGCAAAGCCCTTTTGAAGGCCAAGCCGCATACTTGAAAGTAACTTTAAGTTTTAACGAGCCACTAGAAAAAACACGCTGGATCGAGGGTGTTAACGTCGAGGTCGACTTTTCTTTTGCAGCGAGTTTTAAATGGTTTGATAGCAATATCAACTCAATGCCGTCGCAATAAGATACTAAACTATATCGTCATTTAAAACTTTCACAAAGGACGTACTCACTTAGAATTACATTTGAAATTTCGTTGCTAGCTTTTGTAAGTTCACACTATTTTTATATTTACTTCTAATATACTGTAGCGATGGTCTTTCCACAAAAATTACAGACAGCGTCGATAGGCCAATACTAACTGCAAGAGCTAAAATGACACCAACCAAAGGTGGAATTCCAATTTCATAACTTTCATTGATAACCACATAACCAATATTTTGATGTAACAAATACAATGAATAAGAAATACTACCAAGAAAAACAAAGGTTTTAATTTAACAAACCTTAATCGATTGGATATCGCGAGATAGAACGTAGCGTAAATAAAATGAATATTATCGAGTATTCTAAAGAATGAATTACACACAATGCCATAAAAGAAAAAGCAATGTGACTCGTGTTTTAATACTAAAATTTTCTTCGTTGATTATTTTATAGAAGCAAATGCCTGCTAAAAATAGTGGCAAATACTCCATCAAAAACAGTTTATACATTACTATTGGTACAGATACCACTTCTAACGTATTGAGTACGGAGATAAAAATAACCGATGTACAAATCCCCTCTATGTACTCCAACTTTGATATGACAAATAGCAAGAAAACCCAGAAGTAAAAGATAAGCTCTACAGTTAATGTCCAATACACTCCATCTACGTGTGGAATACGAAGCATTTCTTGAAACATCAAAATGTTATAGAGAGCATGTTCAAATGAGACTTCTCGCCCCTTCAAGCCAAAACAGTACACAATTATGAATGTAGTCAATACAGCCACCCAATATGTTGGATATAGTCGTGAAAAACGTGACACAACAAAATCCATTGGGCGTTCGATACGATTTATTGTCCAATAAATAACAAAACCACTCACTATAAAAACAAGTGAACGCCAAATTGCCTGAAAAGCTCCAATCGACAGATAGATTCTTATGCCCATAAATTTCATCATATCGATAGAAAAAATGATATAACACGACTGAAAGGGCCGCTATTCCTCTTAGAGCATCTAACTCTACCAACCTATTTTTGTGCACACTCCCTCCGAATACAGTTCTAACTTTACTTGCTTAATCAATTAGTAACACTACATATCCATTGCAGTTTTTAGTGAACTTTTGTTTATCAATCCAAAACAATAAAATAACAGTAATAACAACAAATAGAACAAAGCTCCAATTAAAATCAAAATATACAAATTAACCCATTGAAAAATAACATTAAAACCAACACCACGACAGACATCAAAATAGAAGCAAACAGCAAAGAAAATGTTGATTTAATCATAAACAAAGAGCTAACCCTAAAATTTCTTTTATTTCCTTCTCTTGCTTATAAAACATAGGGATTAGAGAAATAAACATAGCAAGAACAATTCCATTCATACCTATCAAAGGAACTAAAATATACCCACCTATCAGCATCATCGTCGTTGATAACATTGTGGCAGTAACGGTTTTGTGGGTTCTTTGAGAAATAACAAGCAATTGGGGCACAAGTAATTGAATTGACTGAAGCAGATAGTAGATGCAAATCCAATTTGTTACATATGCTGCTTCATTCCATTCAGATCCGAAGAATTCGTTGAGCAAAGGAAATGATACCGCTACCATTCCCAAGTAAGCTGGCGTTAAAATTAGCGCACTAACGTAGCTAGCAGAAACATACACGGAACAAAGAGCCTGTTTGTTTTCTGAAGCAGCCCTCATTTTT from Vibrio taketomensis encodes:
- a CDS encoding HlyD family secretion protein, which translates into the protein MKVNFHLDKKNKPQSENGMKVVYGQAKRGGYRIRWYLILLLVISPIIFMAYYLFQSKLLVTAPGIVTSYPITLTSTQAANVGQISTQVGTEVNTDESLLLLSDPALNAEITYLNQEIEKLKGNVDDNTNALYQTMIAETKASLYRVTQIQKKYDENRRKGLVSDADYAAIINVSNGLNTQLSEQKIAYLDAQTERKQVNLAGPISQAQRSLMQELVVKKVQQDNLTYLAPFTGRVLDIHVHEGQRVTDNYPLVTLARNITPEVTAFLNPKHLKYSQLGTSARIIFPDGAVFSAQVSRPVEVVNKLPTELQSPFEGQAAYLKVTLSFNEPLEKTRWIEGVNVEVDFSFAASFKWFDSNINSMPSQ
- a CDS encoding heparan-alpha-glucosaminide N-acetyltransferase domain-containing protein codes for the protein MHKNRLVELDALRGIAALSVVLYHFFYRYDEIYGHKNLSVDWSFSGNLAFTCFYSEWFCYLLDNKSYRTPNGFCCVTFFTTISNILGGCIDYIHNCVLFWLEGARSLI